CCCAAACAAACAAAATAAAGGACCTGATGATAGAATCAAGTAAGTGAACGGCTGTTGAAGCATACCGTCCTGTGTATGGCTCCAGGAAGTCCTTCGAAGAAGGCCGGCCAGCCACAGCCAGAGTCAAATTTGGTGGTGGATTTGTACAGGGGCGTTCCGCAGCCAGCGCACTTGTATGCCCCATCACCGTAGAACTTGTTGTACTCGCCTGTTCCCGGCAACCTGGAATGCAATGTGAGATTAGTTTGAAGGCATCATTTTCAGAAATTATTTTTCACGTCAGGTACAAACAAAGGTTGTCATGATGAAACTTCAGAGTTTAGCTCCCTTTGGGCTAACTTAGTTCAGTATCTATGCAAATATGTGCAAATCCAATTCCTGATGCATAAACATGGTGCTGCTAGGTACATAGGCCAAATTTCCTCATATGGTTTCATCTGTAAGAGTTATCCCAATTAACAATGGCAGATTGATGTGAATGTTAACTGGTTCACATCACACCAGAACTAATGTCCTTGTATGGTTTCAGCACCGATTTGTAACACGGGAATTTCACATGAATCAGTTCGTTCCcccaaggaagaagaaaggaaaagtAGTTTGCAAATGTAGTTAACTTCCTATCCTACCCCAACTAATGTTCATTGAAAAGGCAGCCATCTTTTTTAGTGTCACATGCTTGGCATGGTAATTATAATCAACTATACCAGTGAAGAGTATATTCCGCCTCAATAGAGGGGAAGCGAAAAAACTATGGCCTAAACTCTAGTGCCACAGTCGATATATTTCTGGGATAAAAACATAACATTTACCTTCTTTTAGACTTCACTCTCCAATTTTAAATCTTTCAGTCCATAGTCCATACAACTAGTTCTTGAAGaattttccttttttattttttttttctAACTCTAAAGCAAAGTAGGAGTAGTAACTAAATCGTAACTCAGTTTCAATTATGAAGTTGCTAAACAGACATACCGTGTGGTGGTTTTTGAACAACTTGACACTACAGGGAACTGTCTACAAGAGTAGAGGGCATCAGGGCATGTCTGcagatttatttatttttgcaaATTTGCATATCCTGAATAGGATTATTATACTACATCTTTTTTTACTCTAATAATTCTATATTCCTTCTTACATAAGAAGTCAACTTAGACAGTGCTGAGTGGGGATAGTGCTGAGTGGGGATCCAATTGTTCAATTAGGGTTGGCATGATCCACCAATAAAAACATAGGAACGGTGAGCAGCAAGCAGAGTCAACATCCAGGCAGAATCGACAGGACGAGGGGTTCGAAACTACAAGAATCCTCCTACCAATCGATGGCCATGGCGCCAGCATCAAAATCGGCCAGAGGAGCACCCGCACGGCTCCAAGAAATAGAAAGGAGACAACTAAAGAACATCACGCGCAGGCAGTGCACAGCGGCACAGCAGGAACGGATTAACTCACAAGACTCTGCTCCTAAACATCGTGATCGCAAACACGCATGGCATACACTTCATGAAGAACTGGCGGATCGAGAGATGGCAGAAAGTGTATACTGACTCGGTGCCCTTGAGGCGGAGGATGCGGAACTGCTCGGGGTTGAGGACGGCGCGCCACTCCTCCTCGCTCCTCGGCTTGCTG
The sequence above is a segment of the Aegilops tauschii subsp. strangulata cultivar AL8/78 chromosome 6, Aet v6.0, whole genome shotgun sequence genome. Coding sequences within it:
- the LOC109783326 gene encoding peptide methionine sulfoxide reductase B5, producing MASGDSKPRSEEEWRAVLNPEQFRILRLKGTELPGTGEYNKFYGDGAYKCAGCGTPLYKSTTKFDSGCGWPAFFEGLPGAIHRTPDPDGRRVEITCASCGGHLGHVFKGEGFKTPTDERHCVNSVSIKFTPASS